A genomic stretch from Natronomonas gomsonensis includes:
- a CDS encoding TrkA C-terminal domain-containing protein, with protein MDNILLRPGLFSWLSEFGDGGDVSDVTVDAPVVVETTIAALDLPEGCIIGLVEQDGERFVPTPDTVLERGDMVTLLGRADTIAEARTRLEGNR; from the coding sequence ATGGACAACATACTGTTACGCCCCGGGCTGTTCTCATGGCTGTCCGAGTTCGGTGACGGAGGGGACGTGAGCGACGTGACCGTGGACGCTCCGGTGGTCGTTGAAACCACTATCGCGGCGCTCGATTTGCCCGAGGGCTGTATCATTGGACTCGTCGAGCAGGACGGCGAGCGGTTCGTTCCGACGCCGGATACCGTTCTCGAGCGTGGAGATATGGTGACACTCCTCGGTCGTGCGGACACGATTGCCGAGGCACGAACTCGACTCGAAGGGAATCGGTAA
- the serA gene encoding phosphoglycerate dehydrogenase, whose translation MRVLVTDPITDVGLDVLRDAGHEVETGYELEGDDLLEAVSDANAMIVRSGTEVTEEVLTAAEDLVIVGRAGIGVDNIDIEAATDQGVIVANAPEGNVRAAAEHTVAMTFATARSIPEAHIRLKNGEWAKSDYLGTELNGKTMGVVGLGRVGQEVAKKLDALGMEVAAYDPYISEERAERIGAELVGLEESLERADFLTVHTPLTPETEGLIGEEELDTLGDGYLINCARGGVVDEEALATKVGDGTLAGAALDVFAEEPLSPDSSLLEYDEVIVTPHLGASTEAAQENVATSTADQVNAALAGEPVANALNAPSIDESAFPRLEPYIEIAETAGKVAAQLLDGRIENIEVVYEGEIADESIEFVTASALKGIFEPLKWQVNAVNAPQIADERGVDVTESKTRQSEDFQSLLSVTVSDDNGNEISVDGTLFADNDPRIVRVDGYRVDAIPHGNMVVTRNADEPGVIGFIGRVMGEYDVNIAGMFNARETIGGTALTVYNVDSPMPDEAKEDLEADERIIEINDITLNGQ comes from the coding sequence ATGAGGGTGTTAGTTACAGATCCCATTACAGACGTGGGTCTAGATGTACTCAGAGACGCGGGTCACGAGGTCGAAACAGGCTATGAACTTGAGGGCGACGACTTGCTTGAGGCAGTTTCGGACGCCAACGCAATGATTGTTCGCTCTGGAACCGAAGTCACCGAGGAGGTTCTCACGGCCGCCGAAGATTTAGTCATCGTCGGACGAGCAGGCATCGGCGTCGATAACATTGACATCGAAGCCGCCACCGACCAGGGCGTTATCGTTGCCAACGCCCCCGAGGGCAACGTTCGTGCTGCTGCTGAACACACTGTCGCAATGACGTTTGCGACCGCCCGCTCGATTCCAGAGGCGCATATCCGCCTGAAGAACGGCGAGTGGGCCAAAAGCGACTACCTCGGTACCGAACTCAACGGGAAGACGATGGGTGTCGTTGGCCTCGGCCGCGTCGGACAGGAGGTCGCCAAGAAACTCGATGCACTAGGTATGGAAGTCGCCGCCTACGACCCCTACATTAGTGAGGAACGCGCTGAACGAATCGGCGCCGAGCTCGTTGGTCTCGAGGAGAGTCTCGAACGGGCGGACTTCTTGACTGTCCACACGCCGCTAACTCCGGAGACAGAGGGGCTAATCGGTGAGGAGGAACTCGACACCCTTGGAGACGGCTATCTCATCAACTGCGCTCGTGGCGGCGTAGTCGACGAGGAGGCTCTCGCGACGAAGGTGGGTGATGGCACCCTAGCTGGTGCTGCGCTGGACGTCTTCGCTGAGGAGCCCCTCTCCCCCGATTCCTCGCTACTTGAGTACGACGAGGTTATCGTCACACCCCATCTGGGAGCATCAACGGAGGCTGCCCAGGAGAACGTTGCTACCTCCACAGCCGACCAGGTCAACGCCGCCCTGGCTGGCGAGCCGGTTGCCAATGCCCTGAACGCGCCGTCGATTGATGAGAGCGCGTTCCCGCGCCTTGAGCCCTACATCGAAATCGCCGAAACCGCCGGTAAAGTGGCCGCCCAACTACTCGATGGCCGTATCGAGAACATCGAAGTCGTCTACGAGGGCGAAATCGCCGATGAGAGCATCGAGTTCGTCACTGCCTCTGCACTCAAAGGGATTTTCGAACCGCTCAAATGGCAAGTCAATGCAGTTAACGCGCCACAAATCGCCGATGAACGGGGCGTCGACGTTACCGAATCAAAGACCAGACAGTCCGAGGACTTCCAGAGCCTGCTTTCGGTAACCGTCAGCGACGACAACGGCAACGAAATCTCGGTCGATGGAACGCTGTTCGCTGACAACGACCCACGTATCGTCCGCGTAGATGGCTACCGTGTCGATGCCATCCCACACGGGAACATGGTCGTAACGCGCAACGCCGACGAGCCGGGGGTTATCGGTTTTATCGGGCGGGTAATGGGCGAATACGACGTCAACATCGCAGGGATGTTCAACGCGCGCGAGACGATCGGCGGCACGGCACTAACAGTCTACAACGTCGACAGTCCGATGCCGGATGAAGCAAAAGAGGATCTCGAGGCTGACGAACGCATTATCGAAATCAATGATATCACGCTAAACGGTCAATGA
- a CDS encoding HalOD1 output domain-containing protein, which yields MARPEAPEYTMTDESRPADELTASWHGRYLARWGNETPLYEAVTDAVSTVTGDARSAVASRYDRAHAFALSQLFGGADGPSTPSTGVVKFVLSECVVSVHSDGQLSVSLADRERNAID from the coding sequence GTGGCGCGACCCGAAGCGCCCGAATACACAATGACCGATGAATCTCGGCCCGCTGACGAATTGACAGCATCGTGGCACGGCCGCTACCTGGCTCGCTGGGGCAATGAGACACCCCTCTACGAGGCCGTCACCGACGCCGTATCGACCGTTACCGGCGATGCCCGTTCAGCAGTCGCCTCCCGCTATGATCGGGCGCATGCGTTCGCGCTCAGTCAGCTGTTCGGCGGAGCTGACGGACCGTCGACGCCATCGACTGGAGTGGTCAAGTTCGTTCTCTCCGAGTGTGTCGTCTCGGTCCACAGCGACGGGCAACTCTCGGTCAGCCTCGCTGACCGTGAACGTAACGCGATTGACTAA
- a CDS encoding MATE family efflux transporter — protein sequence MSTRDVNVTDGELLKPLVILSLPIVLSQMLQVGYNLADTFWVGRLGQEAVSALSYSWPLVFLMISVAGGFTVAGTVLVAQNKGAGNDDRVDYAAGQTIAFVAVVAAVFSVLGYVLTPSLVSLVGATPGTVEYALSVEYTRTIFLGVVFMFGFFIFQALLRGWGDTRTPLYLMALGVALNVILDPFLILGFDQNVLLSGLGLDGLQSWLYATTGFEGFGVQGAAIATVFSRGVGAILGMYWLVSGKVGIHLSLSDFKLDPTMVKRIVSLGAPSSVEQSTRALGITVLTALVAFAGDDAVAALGIGNRLNSLVFLPALGLARGTETVVGQNLGTDQAERAKRAVGYSSGIVAVVLALAGAVAYLFAEPITAVFIPGAPDVIAIGGDYLRIIGPTFLFIGVFQVVQGAFRGSGSTRTAMVFAILSLWVFRLPPAYVFMEWLGMGATGVWYAIALSNVLAMLATVLWFLRGTWAESVIGEARESVPTGDD from the coding sequence GTGAGCACGCGCGATGTCAACGTCACCGACGGTGAGCTGCTGAAGCCGCTGGTGATACTCTCGCTTCCGATCGTCCTCTCCCAGATGCTTCAGGTCGGCTACAACCTCGCCGACACGTTCTGGGTCGGCCGACTGGGGCAGGAGGCCGTCTCGGCACTCTCGTACTCGTGGCCGCTCGTCTTTTTGATGATCTCCGTAGCCGGTGGGTTCACTGTCGCCGGAACGGTCCTCGTCGCCCAGAACAAGGGCGCAGGGAACGACGACCGTGTCGACTATGCTGCTGGCCAGACCATCGCGTTCGTCGCCGTCGTCGCGGCCGTCTTCTCCGTCCTCGGGTACGTGCTTACCCCATCACTCGTTTCCCTCGTCGGGGCGACGCCCGGGACGGTTGAGTACGCGCTCTCCGTCGAGTACACCCGCACAATCTTCCTCGGCGTCGTCTTCATGTTCGGATTCTTCATCTTTCAGGCACTGCTTCGAGGGTGGGGCGACACCCGAACCCCGCTGTACCTGATGGCCCTCGGCGTCGCGCTCAACGTCATCCTCGACCCGTTCCTAATCCTCGGGTTCGACCAGAACGTTCTCCTGAGTGGACTCGGGCTCGACGGACTCCAGTCGTGGCTGTACGCGACGACGGGGTTCGAGGGGTTCGGCGTGCAGGGTGCGGCCATCGCGACCGTGTTTTCACGAGGGGTCGGTGCGATTCTCGGGATGTATTGGCTCGTTTCTGGAAAAGTGGGTATCCACCTCTCGCTGTCGGATTTCAAGCTCGACCCGACGATGGTGAAGCGGATCGTCTCGCTGGGTGCGCCCTCAAGCGTCGAGCAGTCGACGCGGGCGCTAGGGATTACGGTCCTCACCGCACTCGTCGCCTTCGCTGGCGACGACGCCGTCGCCGCACTCGGTATCGGCAACCGTCTCAACTCGCTGGTGTTCCTCCCGGCGCTGGGACTGGCCCGGGGCACGGAGACAGTCGTCGGGCAAAACCTCGGGACAGACCAGGCCGAGCGGGCGAAGCGTGCAGTCGGGTACAGCAGCGGTATCGTCGCCGTCGTCCTCGCGCTGGCCGGAGCGGTCGCGTATCTGTTCGCCGAACCCATCACGGCCGTCTTCATTCCGGGAGCGCCCGACGTCATCGCCATCGGGGGCGACTACCTCCGGATCATCGGGCCGACGTTCCTGTTCATCGGCGTCTTCCAGGTCGTTCAAGGGGCGTTCCGCGGCAGTGGATCAACCCGGACGGCGATGGTGTTCGCGATCCTGTCGTTGTGGGTGTTCCGGCTCCCGCCAGCGTACGTCTTCATGGAATGGCTCGGCATGGGCGCGACCGGCGTCTGGTACGCCATCGCGCTCTCGAACGTGCTGGCGATGCTCGCAACCGTACTGTGGTTCCTTCGTGGAACATGGGCTGAAAGCGTTATCGGCGAGGCGCGTGAGTCCGTGCCGACAGGTGATGACTGA
- a CDS encoding polyprenyl synthetase family protein, whose amino-acid sequence MNTGDDTDLEDVLGGYAERISGALDTCSIGSPAYLYEAAQHPIRAGGKRLRPTMLLLVAEALGADEEARDGILPAALAVELVHTLSLIHDDVIDEDVLRRGEPAIHAKWDTSTAILAGDVLFPRAFETLLKTDVSADEILVCHRTLLRACRQLCEGQALDLSFEHCDSVTETEYLEMARLKTGALFAASARMGAVLAGHDDRTADRAAAYGRNLGVAYQLYDDVLDLTGETETLGKTRGSDVRQGKATLITIHARRHGVDVSVLANASDTSDEQLISELESSGSIAYGQKRATEYARTAKEFLAPFPKTTATNHLRGLAELVVNRIQ is encoded by the coding sequence ATGAACACGGGAGACGATACAGACCTCGAGGATGTGCTTGGCGGATACGCCGAGCGGATTTCCGGCGCATTGGATACTTGCTCGATTGGGTCACCAGCGTACCTGTACGAAGCCGCACAGCATCCGATCCGTGCGGGCGGGAAGCGACTTCGGCCGACGATGCTCCTCCTCGTTGCAGAGGCTTTGGGTGCTGACGAGGAAGCACGAGACGGAATACTACCAGCGGCGCTTGCCGTCGAATTGGTTCATACACTGTCGCTCATCCACGACGATGTCATCGACGAGGACGTGTTACGCCGGGGCGAACCGGCCATTCATGCGAAGTGGGACACGTCAACCGCCATCCTCGCGGGAGATGTCCTCTTCCCGAGAGCGTTCGAGACACTTCTCAAGACAGACGTCTCCGCCGATGAAATCCTGGTCTGTCACCGGACGCTTCTACGGGCGTGTAGACAGCTGTGTGAGGGACAGGCACTTGACCTCTCGTTCGAGCACTGTGACTCGGTGACCGAGACCGAGTACCTCGAGATGGCCCGACTGAAGACGGGGGCACTCTTTGCAGCTTCGGCTCGTATGGGCGCGGTGCTCGCTGGGCACGATGATCGCACTGCCGACCGTGCGGCCGCATATGGTCGAAATCTGGGCGTCGCGTACCAGCTCTATGACGACGTACTCGACCTCACTGGCGAGACCGAGACACTCGGAAAGACACGTGGCAGTGACGTGCGCCAAGGGAAAGCAACACTCATCACGATTCACGCGCGACGGCACGGCGTCGACGTGTCCGTTCTAGCGAATGCTTCTGATACGTCCGACGAACAACTCATCTCGGAGCTCGAATCCAGCGGGAGCATCGCGTACGGCCAGAAGCGAGCCACCGAATACGCACGAACAGCCAAAGAGTTTCTCGCTCCGTTCCCGAAAACGACGGCCACGAATCACCTCCGAGGGCTCGCTGAGTTGGTTGTCAATAGAATCCAATAG
- a CDS encoding mechanosensitive ion channel family protein, with product MLSSFLVPLQSSTEFTETVAVVAAAVIVGAVIWFLGKRLRTRLRTENAEVVRAGLLLVVASVAAVVLVLRWNAARTALSVVGVLEFGIEAGVRLLLTILLFVAAYTVTRILKRFLLGSGSSNHRVTSDHQRRVSYYVTQVVIYVFAVFGTFSLWGVQLSDLLLGAGVLGIVLGFAAQETLGSILAGFILMLSRPFAIGDWVRIGDHEGFITEITINNVRLRNLDGEHVVLPNEAVNNRTIINRSIEGKLRLRVEVGIDYDVDPDHAEAVALEAITELDEIMSQPAPQVLPVRFDNSAVILELRFWVDKPTPQRKWRATQVVIHNVKAAFRREGIKIPFPQRELTGRTETGGFRVVDDELSGQPEADSYPPTSSPDRSE from the coding sequence ATGCTCTCGTCCTTCCTTGTCCCTCTCCAATCTAGCACGGAATTCACCGAAACGGTGGCAGTAGTCGCTGCAGCAGTCATCGTCGGTGCTGTGATCTGGTTCCTGGGAAAACGCCTGAGAACCCGACTTCGAACGGAGAACGCCGAAGTCGTCCGGGCGGGACTCCTCCTGGTTGTGGCAAGCGTCGCCGCCGTCGTCTTGGTGCTCCGATGGAATGCGGCTCGGACCGCACTCTCGGTCGTTGGTGTGCTTGAATTCGGTATTGAGGCTGGTGTCCGCCTCCTACTTACGATACTCCTGTTCGTCGCCGCGTACACCGTCACCCGTATCCTGAAGCGGTTCCTCCTCGGCAGTGGCAGCTCGAACCACCGCGTCACGTCCGACCACCAGCGTCGGGTCAGCTACTACGTCACTCAAGTCGTGATCTACGTTTTCGCCGTATTCGGAACGTTCTCACTGTGGGGTGTCCAGCTAAGCGATCTTCTGCTAGGAGCCGGCGTCCTGGGTATCGTGCTGGGGTTTGCGGCCCAGGAGACGCTCGGATCGATTCTCGCAGGGTTTATTCTCATGCTCTCGCGCCCGTTCGCCATCGGGGACTGGGTCCGAATCGGCGATCACGAGGGATTCATCACCGAAATCACCATCAACAACGTCCGACTCCGTAATCTCGACGGCGAACACGTTGTGCTCCCGAACGAAGCCGTGAACAATCGAACGATCATCAATCGCAGTATCGAAGGAAAACTTCGGCTCCGGGTCGAAGTCGGGATCGATTACGACGTTGATCCCGACCATGCCGAAGCTGTCGCTCTGGAGGCAATCACGGAACTCGATGAGATCATGAGTCAGCCCGCCCCGCAGGTACTCCCGGTTCGATTCGACAATTCGGCCGTGATACTCGAACTGCGATTCTGGGTCGACAAACCGACTCCACAACGGAAATGGCGAGCCACGCAAGTAGTCATCCACAATGTCAAGGCCGCGTTCCGACGGGAGGGAATCAAGATCCCGTTCCCGCAACGTGAACTCACGGGGCGAACAGAAACCGGTGGCTTTCGAGTCGTTGACGACGAGCTGAGCGGCCAACCTGAGGCGGATTCATACCCGCCGACATCATCGCCAGATCGATCCGAGTGA
- a CDS encoding TetR/AcrR family transcriptional regulator: MASDSPEKHWSTAEEEIMEATYRALLNHGYADLSISRIADELDKSKAAIYYHYDTKDDLLVAFLEFAVDRFEETIDTETGNEPAADLEHVIEKLLPLQPDEEQRQLQAVLVGLRSQAVTNGVFREQFTQIDERLAATIRGIVDHGIEEDTFRDVDPSRVAEHILATVNGAMYGRATTDRKSAAAAARVSLASYIDSELRRTA, from the coding sequence ATGGCTTCTGATTCACCCGAAAAGCACTGGAGCACCGCCGAAGAAGAGATTATGGAAGCCACCTATCGAGCACTACTTAACCACGGTTACGCCGACCTGTCGATCTCCCGAATCGCCGACGAACTCGACAAATCGAAGGCTGCTATCTACTACCACTACGACACGAAAGACGACCTTCTGGTCGCGTTTCTTGAGTTCGCCGTCGATAGATTCGAAGAGACGATCGATACAGAGACAGGTAATGAGCCGGCAGCGGATCTCGAGCACGTCATTGAGAAGCTCCTCCCGCTTCAGCCCGACGAGGAACAACGGCAGCTCCAAGCGGTACTAGTTGGCCTCCGGTCACAGGCCGTGACGAACGGGGTATTTCGCGAGCAGTTCACACAGATCGACGAACGGCTGGCAGCCACCATTCGGGGCATTGTTGACCACGGTATTGAGGAAGACACGTTCCGTGATGTCGACCCGTCGCGGGTTGCGGAGCATATCCTAGCGACGGTCAACGGCGCGATGTACGGTCGCGCGACGACAGACCGCAAAAGCGCCGCCGCGGCAGCACGCGTCTCGCTGGCCTCGTATATTGACTCGGAACTGAGGCGTACTGCGTGA
- a CDS encoding M48 family metallopeptidase has protein sequence MAVVGALLAGFYLVAVAAAMVAFGEGILPIAIVGSILLIGIQYKVGKWAALRSVGAEDLPETQYAEIHQFVERVCREKEMKKPSLKIASMGVPNAFAVGRRGNGTVVISQELIQLLDRSELEGVIAHELAHIDNRDVITMQLGQGIASIVAIVAQYIVLFTGENDLADFFLAVVVGNIVQFVVMIFVLAISRYREYVADADARDVIGQGEPLARALEKIHQGNQQAQQSAGRAQRGRGSANRRGRGRGSQRSRDANVDQQVSALCISSSDRGFLQQIVSTHPPMEKRIQRLRS, from the coding sequence ATGGCCGTCGTCGGTGCACTTCTCGCGGGGTTCTACCTCGTGGCCGTCGCCGCAGCGATGGTCGCGTTCGGCGAGGGCATCCTCCCGATTGCCATCGTCGGCAGCATCCTCTTGATCGGAATCCAGTATAAAGTCGGCAAGTGGGCCGCGTTACGGAGCGTCGGGGCCGAAGACCTGCCTGAGACCCAATACGCAGAGATTCATCAGTTCGTTGAGCGCGTCTGTCGAGAGAAGGAGATGAAGAAACCGTCGTTGAAAATCGCCAGTATGGGCGTTCCGAATGCGTTCGCGGTCGGTCGCCGCGGAAACGGAACCGTGGTCATCTCTCAGGAACTCATTCAACTGCTTGACCGAAGCGAGCTCGAAGGCGTCATCGCCCACGAACTCGCCCACATTGACAATCGCGACGTCATCACGATGCAACTCGGTCAAGGCATCGCATCCATTGTCGCTATCGTTGCGCAGTACATCGTGTTGTTCACTGGCGAGAACGACCTCGCAGATTTCTTCCTCGCGGTCGTCGTCGGGAACATCGTCCAGTTCGTCGTGATGATCTTCGTGCTCGCGATTTCCCGGTACCGTGAATACGTCGCCGACGCCGACGCCAGGGATGTCATCGGGCAGGGCGAACCACTCGCTCGCGCGCTTGAGAAAATTCATCAGGGCAACCAGCAGGCCCAACAGTCGGCTGGACGTGCCCAGCGCGGCCGTGGGTCGGCTAATCGGCGTGGCCGCGGGCGAGGGAGTCAGCGCTCCCGCGACGCGAACGTTGATCAGCAGGTGAGCGCACTCTGTATCTCCAGCTCTGACCGTGGCTTCCTCCAACAAATCGTCTCCACGCACCCGCCCATGGAGAAGCGTATCCAGCGGCTCCGCTCGTAG
- a CDS encoding transposase yields MTATPESRRVVFRRIARRSHTDWPAYDSTPLYDRTSLAGLESDVRIVSATWFRHDDHTSVEQFVCSLPLAYVIFDAEDRYTGPTRYEMSTLFRVFVLKELHGWEYETALVDYLENRPVLCEQLGFETIPEQSTLWRSWHERFSADLRETVETAARTILIKAQNAGVAVPREPARKLRYHENESGESDSDEQTTLEQAEKITDHVSRIVFPAFSLDRGDGCEIHENAYWGLQTYLGLRERLAANEGARSFTYESTRERTPLGHAHRDHIRDLSIAEIREMYRQAVNRLLSEVAETGEFFRAGIVAIDITEADPFTGDRTGHEDEIIGTKENTEEYAYQWATVQLVGNAVPIVLDARPVRKGESRLEIVKDLLDSAEEMVHVDNVLMDREFDSQHVLEMLSQRGLSYVVPKRMQTSEKAQAKRLLRRDQDRYETDRKLHLGKNEWHETTLIYRRKEDSEYDDHRQYSVFMTNCGSGHLTEYGYRWEIESGYRSIKRFMAATTSKDFGLRFFYFAFACLLYSIWRAVDLLVQVELTGEYEHSPIVTADNTLTLLKKETGIG; encoded by the coding sequence ATGACGGCAACCCCGGAGTCTCGTCGGGTGGTCTTCCGACGGATCGCAAGACGTTCGCATACTGATTGGCCGGCGTACGATTCGACACCCTTGTACGATCGGACGTCGCTTGCTGGTCTGGAATCGGACGTTCGTATCGTCTCTGCAACGTGGTTCAGACACGATGATCATACCTCCGTCGAGCAATTCGTCTGCTCGCTCCCGTTGGCCTATGTCATCTTTGACGCCGAGGATCGCTACACCGGGCCCACACGATACGAGATGTCTACGCTCTTTCGGGTGTTCGTACTGAAAGAACTCCACGGATGGGAGTACGAAACAGCTCTCGTCGACTACCTAGAGAACCGTCCTGTACTCTGTGAGCAACTGGGGTTCGAGACGATCCCAGAGCAGTCAACACTGTGGCGAAGCTGGCACGAGCGGTTCTCCGCTGACCTCCGAGAGACTGTCGAGACAGCGGCTCGAACGATCCTCATCAAAGCACAGAATGCAGGTGTCGCGGTTCCGCGTGAGCCGGCACGAAAGCTCCGATACCACGAGAACGAGTCTGGTGAGTCAGACTCGGATGAGCAAACTACGTTGGAGCAGGCAGAGAAGATCACTGACCACGTCAGCCGCATCGTGTTCCCGGCGTTTTCATTGGACCGTGGGGACGGCTGTGAAATTCACGAGAACGCCTACTGGGGCTTGCAGACCTATCTCGGACTCCGTGAGAGACTGGCTGCGAACGAGGGCGCTCGTAGTTTCACCTACGAGTCGACTCGTGAGCGGACACCACTCGGACATGCCCACCGCGACCACATTCGTGACCTCTCCATCGCGGAGATCCGCGAGATGTACCGACAGGCGGTCAATAGGCTCCTGAGCGAAGTCGCGGAGACAGGGGAGTTCTTCCGAGCCGGGATCGTCGCAATCGATATCACCGAGGCTGACCCGTTCACCGGCGATAGAACGGGCCACGAAGACGAAATCATCGGCACCAAGGAGAACACGGAGGAGTACGCCTACCAGTGGGCCACCGTCCAGTTAGTCGGGAATGCCGTTCCGATTGTACTGGACGCACGGCCAGTTCGGAAGGGGGAGTCCCGCTTGGAAATTGTCAAGGACCTCTTGGATTCTGCTGAAGAGATGGTACACGTTGATAACGTGCTGATGGATCGGGAGTTCGACAGTCAGCACGTCCTGGAGATGCTCAGCCAGCGTGGCCTGTCGTATGTCGTTCCCAAGCGGATGCAGACCAGCGAGAAGGCTCAGGCGAAGCGATTGCTCCGGCGTGACCAAGACCGATACGAGACCGACCGAAAGCTCCACCTCGGGAAGAACGAATGGCACGAAACGACGCTGATTTACCGCCGGAAAGAAGACTCCGAGTACGACGACCACCGACAGTACTCGGTGTTCATGACGAATTGCGGGAGTGGGCACCTCACAGAGTACGGGTATCGGTGGGAGATCGAAAGCGGCTACAGGTCGATCAAACGGTTCATGGCTGCGACGACGTCGAAGGACTTCGGGTTACGGTTCTTCTACTTCGCGTTTGCGTGTCTGCTGTACTCGATTTGGCGGGCAGTCGATCTGCTCGTCCAAGTTGAATTGACCGGGGAGTACGAACACTCACCGATCGTGACAGCCGACAATACGCTCACGCTGCTGAAGAAGGAGACTGGAATCGGGTAG
- a CDS encoding zinc ribbon domain-containing protein yields MGRVSLRNNPLLAALLGIVVTGLGHFYLRRWLRALGWLGLIVAASVLFVPESTISALSSGTLTDPFSTLPIVLISAASAVDAYLIAKVRRRTDRFQANNTVGPTGADESPACPACGKPVDPDLGFCHWCTTEFNVVDVTKLEPLDENQSN; encoded by the coding sequence ATGGGACGAGTCTCACTCAGAAACAATCCACTACTCGCTGCGCTTCTGGGGATAGTGGTCACCGGACTTGGCCACTTCTACCTCCGGCGCTGGCTGAGAGCGCTTGGATGGCTAGGACTCATCGTTGCTGCTTCAGTTCTGTTCGTCCCCGAGTCAACGATATCCGCGCTTAGTTCGGGTACGCTAACCGATCCATTCTCGACTCTCCCGATAGTTCTGATCAGTGCCGCCAGCGCCGTTGACGCGTATCTCATCGCGAAGGTTAGAAGACGAACCGATAGATTCCAGGCAAACAATACTGTCGGGCCAACAGGGGCTGATGAATCTCCAGCCTGTCCTGCCTGCGGAAAGCCGGTCGACCCCGATCTCGGATTCTGCCACTGGTGTACGACCGAATTCAACGTCGTCGACGTCACCAAACTGGAACCACTCGACGAGAACCAATCAAACTGA
- a CDS encoding phage integrase SAM-like domain-containing protein, which produces MSDRALSTPLDDSFERYLQDKGKGRGGDGGNYRRNAARELKRFTEWAAGARGNDDWTGIVPDNADSQPTFEHLDERVFREYARHLAGDRGLKQNTVQTYYRYISAWCGWCVNEGYLEAHYAQRASAIAPLPEDDGRKPGDQQAWTSEQRHTLTQHVDDQARAAVKAYTTVPEDTGSLDKQRARYAALKAARDRALVFLLAYTAVRVGELLRDPNDPRRRGVRWEDLSLNDGSMDVYRKKQQWDAASLPDPVIAPLRSYRKLMDPPAERWPVFPTFDQRTLAGLVRKELADRGNVPDTIAKNRERYARDLLLALDEDVRPPSITTDGARSILKRLSEAAEIDIDHPKHDYLAPHGGRRGMGEVLVRAFGYTVAARYLDNSEEMVRERYSHIEAGELGDIAADALKEVDGEHLN; this is translated from the coding sequence ATGTCTGACCGAGCGCTTTCGACGCCGCTTGACGACAGCTTCGAGCGGTACCTACAGGACAAAGGGAAGGGCCGCGGTGGCGATGGCGGGAACTACCGCCGAAACGCAGCGCGCGAACTCAAGCGGTTCACCGAATGGGCCGCCGGCGCCCGCGGTAACGACGACTGGACCGGAATCGTTCCCGATAACGCCGACTCACAGCCGACCTTCGAGCACCTCGACGAACGAGTCTTCCGAGAGTACGCCCGTCACCTCGCCGGAGATCGTGGACTCAAGCAGAACACTGTACAAACCTATTACCGCTATATCTCTGCGTGGTGTGGATGGTGCGTCAACGAAGGCTACCTCGAGGCGCACTACGCCCAGCGGGCGAGTGCGATAGCCCCACTACCAGAAGATGACGGTCGTAAGCCCGGTGACCAGCAGGCTTGGACCTCCGAACAGCGACACACGCTTACCCAACACGTCGACGACCAAGCCCGCGCCGCGGTCAAGGCCTACACGACTGTCCCGGAGGATACTGGTTCTCTAGACAAACAGCGGGCGCGCTACGCGGCGCTGAAGGCGGCTCGTGACCGTGCCCTTGTGTTCCTCCTCGCGTACACAGCTGTCCGGGTTGGCGAACTCCTTCGGGATCCGAATGACCCGCGTCGACGCGGTGTCCGTTGGGAAGACCTCTCTCTCAACGACGGGAGTATGGATGTCTACCGAAAGAAACAGCAATGGGACGCCGCGAGTCTCCCCGATCCGGTGATCGCTCCGCTTCGGAGCTACCGGAAGCTAATGGATCCACCGGCGGAGCGGTGGCCAGTATTTCCGACGTTCGATCAACGGACCCTTGCGGGGCTCGTCCGAAAGGAGCTAGCCGACCGAGGAAACGTACCGGATACAATCGCTAAGAACCGTGAAAGGTACGCTCGTGACCTTCTGTTGGCGCTCGATGAGGACGTTCGGCCGCCATCGATTACGACAGATGGCGCACGGTCGATTCTCAAGCGACTCTCAGAGGCCGCAGAAATCGATATCGACCATCCGAAACACGACTATCTCGCCCCTCACGGCGGTCGACGTGGCATGGGCGAGGTTCTCGTTCGAGCGTTCGGCTACACCGTCGCAGCGCGATATCTTGACAATTCAGAGGAGATGGTCCGCGAACGGTACTCTCACATCGAAGCTGGAGAACTAGGCGATATTGCCGCTGATGCACTAAAAGAGGTGGATGGTGAGCATCTTAACTGA